The window TGGAGATGTTTTTTTATGATTACTTGATGCTAGCCTGTTTATTTTTTTAACTCACTAACTATTTCTGTTAACCTTTGCTCTTTATAATTAGAACTACTGTTATTTAGGGGTCCAATCTTTTTTTTCTGAAGATATCATTGTATTATTAGATACAAGGAGACATGTATGGGGTTTGAGCAAGGCGAAGATGTTGCTAAATGTAAAGAAGTTTTGCGTTCCGGAGGCGTTATTGCCTTCCCGACTGATACTGTCTACGGGTTTGGCGCAGATATTTTTTGCCGGGATGCTATCGAACGGATTTATGCAATAAAAAACAGGGAACGTGATAAACCATTCCTGGTTAATATTGGTGATCAACGTGTTATTTATCCCTATCTGAAAAAGATAACGAGTATCGAAAAAGAATTAATGGATACTTTTTGGCCGGGGACATTGACCATCGTTTTGCAGGTTAATGAAAAAGTTCCTGATTATATTAGGCGAGGGCATGAAACGCTAGGAGTCCGTATTCCCAACGATCCATTGGCTCTCGCACTTCTTAAGG of the Candidatus Margulisiibacteriota bacterium genome contains:
- a CDS encoding threonylcarbamoyl-AMP synthase; the protein is MGFEQGEDVAKCKEVLRSGGVIAFPTDTVYGFGADIFCRDAIERIYAIKNRERDKPFLVNIGDQRVIYPYLKKITSIEKELMDTFWPGTLTIVLQVNEKVPDYIRRGHETLGVRIPNDPLALALLKDYPDPIISTSVNHSGELSSLTSVEVYDEFKSSIDYLFGNDVTCSGILSTIIIVVDDKIKILRSGASDEALYDKFDTKIIV